A single Hippocampus zosterae strain Florida chromosome 19, ASM2543408v3, whole genome shotgun sequence DNA region contains:
- the yy1b gene encoding transcriptional repressor protein YY1b isoform X2, translating to MASGETLYIGSDGTEMPAEIVELHEIEVETIPVETIETTVVGGEDDDEDNDDVQPMIALQPLDDEPGSLHHHQYHHHHHPEVILVQTREEVVGGDDSDLHTDDGGGGFEDQILIPVPAPGVEDEYIEQTLVTVAGKSSMGRVKRGGGSGGSGGKKAGKKSYLSGVETGARKWEQKQVQIKTLEGEFSVTMWASDIDHESVVEEQIVGDNSPPDYSEYMTGKKLPPGGIPGIDLSDPKQLAEFARMKPRKIKEDDAPRTIACPHKGCTKMFRDNSAMRKHLHTHGPRVHVCAECGKAFVESSKLKRHQLVHTGEKPFQCTFEGCGKRFSLDFNLRTHVRIHTGDRPYVCPFDGCNKKFAQSTNLKSHILTHAKAKNNQ from the exons ATGGCATCCGGAGAAACTCTGTACATCGGGTCGGACGGCACGGAGATGCCGGCCGAGATTGTAGAGCTCCACGAGATAGAAGTGGAGACCATCCCGGTGGAAACCATCGAGACCACGGTGGTCGGAGGcgaggacgacgacgaagacAACGACGATGTACAGCCCATGATCGCGCTCCAGCCGCTGGACGACGAACCCGggtccctccaccaccaccagtaccaccaccatcaccacccagAGGTTATCCTAGTCCAGACACGCGAGGAGGTAGTCGGCGGGGATGACTCTGACCTGCATACGGATGACGGCGGCGGGGGCTTCGAGGACCAGATTCTCATCCCGGTGCCAGCCCCCGGGGTGGAAGACGAGTACATCGAACAGACGTTAGTGACTGTTGCCGGGAAGAGCTCCATGGGACGGGTGAAACGAGGAGGCGGTAGCGGTGGCTCGGGCGGGAAGAAAGCGGGAAAAAAGAGCTATTTGAGCGGCGTGGAGACAGGAGCAAGGAAATGGGAACAGAAGCAAGTGCAGATAAAAACTCTGGAGGGGGAATTCTCCGTGACGATGTGGGCGTCGG ACATTGACCACGAGTCGGTCGTGGAGGAGCAAATTGTGGGTGACAACTCCCCGCCCGACTACTCGGAGTACATGACTGGCAAGAAGCTGCCCCCGGGCGGCATCCCAGGCATTGACCTCTCAGACCCCAAGCAACTGGCCGAGTTTGCCAG GATGAAACCCAGGAAAATCAAAGAGGACGATGCTCCCAGGACGATAGCGTGCCCTCATAAA GGCTGCACAAAGATGTTCAGGGACAACTCGGCCATGAGGAAGCATCTGCACACCCATGGCCCCCGCGTCCACGTCTGCGCTGAGTGCGGCAAAGCCTTCGTGGAGAGCTCCAAGCTCAAGCGCCACCAGCTCGTCcacacgggggagaagcccTTCCAA TGCACCTTCGAAGGCTGCGGCAAGCGCTTCTCGCTGGACTTCAACCTTCGCACCCACGTGCGCATCCACACGGGCGACCGTCCGTACGTGTGCCCATTTGACGGCTGCAATAAGAAGTTTGCGCAGTCCACCAACCTCAAGTCGCACATCCTCACACACGCCAAAGCCAAGAACAACCAATGA
- the yy1b gene encoding transcriptional repressor protein YY1b isoform X1: MASGETLYIGSDGTEMPAEIVELHEIEVETIPVETIETTVVGGEDDDEDNDDVQPMIALQPLDDEPGSLHHHQYHHHHHPEVILVQTREEVVGGDDSDLHTDDGGGGFEDQILIPVPAPGVEDEYIEQTLVTVAGKSSMGRVKRGGGSGGSGGKKAGKKSYLSGVETGARKWEQKQVQIKTLEGEFSVTMWASDNHKDIDHESVVEEQIVGDNSPPDYSEYMTGKKLPPGGIPGIDLSDPKQLAEFARMKPRKIKEDDAPRTIACPHKGCTKMFRDNSAMRKHLHTHGPRVHVCAECGKAFVESSKLKRHQLVHTGEKPFQCTFEGCGKRFSLDFNLRTHVRIHTGDRPYVCPFDGCNKKFAQSTNLKSHILTHAKAKNNQ, translated from the exons ATGGCATCCGGAGAAACTCTGTACATCGGGTCGGACGGCACGGAGATGCCGGCCGAGATTGTAGAGCTCCACGAGATAGAAGTGGAGACCATCCCGGTGGAAACCATCGAGACCACGGTGGTCGGAGGcgaggacgacgacgaagacAACGACGATGTACAGCCCATGATCGCGCTCCAGCCGCTGGACGACGAACCCGggtccctccaccaccaccagtaccaccaccatcaccacccagAGGTTATCCTAGTCCAGACACGCGAGGAGGTAGTCGGCGGGGATGACTCTGACCTGCATACGGATGACGGCGGCGGGGGCTTCGAGGACCAGATTCTCATCCCGGTGCCAGCCCCCGGGGTGGAAGACGAGTACATCGAACAGACGTTAGTGACTGTTGCCGGGAAGAGCTCCATGGGACGGGTGAAACGAGGAGGCGGTAGCGGTGGCTCGGGCGGGAAGAAAGCGGGAAAAAAGAGCTATTTGAGCGGCGTGGAGACAGGAGCAAGGAAATGGGAACAGAAGCAAGTGCAGATAAAAACTCTGGAGGGGGAATTCTCCGTGACGATGTGGGCGTCGG ACAACCATAAAGACATTGACCACGAGTCGGTCGTGGAGGAGCAAATTGTGGGTGACAACTCCCCGCCCGACTACTCGGAGTACATGACTGGCAAGAAGCTGCCCCCGGGCGGCATCCCAGGCATTGACCTCTCAGACCCCAAGCAACTGGCCGAGTTTGCCAG GATGAAACCCAGGAAAATCAAAGAGGACGATGCTCCCAGGACGATAGCGTGCCCTCATAAA GGCTGCACAAAGATGTTCAGGGACAACTCGGCCATGAGGAAGCATCTGCACACCCATGGCCCCCGCGTCCACGTCTGCGCTGAGTGCGGCAAAGCCTTCGTGGAGAGCTCCAAGCTCAAGCGCCACCAGCTCGTCcacacgggggagaagcccTTCCAA TGCACCTTCGAAGGCTGCGGCAAGCGCTTCTCGCTGGACTTCAACCTTCGCACCCACGTGCGCATCCACACGGGCGACCGTCCGTACGTGTGCCCATTTGACGGCTGCAATAAGAAGTTTGCGCAGTCCACCAACCTCAAGTCGCACATCCTCACACACGCCAAAGCCAAGAACAACCAATGA